The sequence below is a genomic window from Excalfactoria chinensis isolate bCotChi1 chromosome 17, bCotChi1.hap2, whole genome shotgun sequence.
GATTCTGAAAAAAAGTTATTGTGTGCTATTTTAGTGCCAGCTGGTGACATTACTGGATGATAACAGCTTGCATCTCTGGAGCctgaagcagcacagtggaGCATGTGAGCTGCGGGAGGATCATCGCTTCACATTAAAAGGGCCACCTGGGTAATCTTCAAGAGTGGTTTTGAACTGTGTTTGGTTTAGCAAGGAAGaaatttgttattattttaggTAGGGTTTGTCTTGATCTTACAGACTCTGTCATTCCTATAAGCACATTAAAGAAGCACGCTTGGAAACCTGTAAGAGTTGGTTAGGGCTCGGGAGACCACCTTTTAATATTGTACTGATTTAAGTGTGAGTTTCTGGGGCAAAAGTTCTGTTTTTAAGTTTGATGTTGTGTATCTACTTCTCTGTGTACAGGAACTGTAAATCTTAAGGTGAAATACATCTATCAAATTCGTCTGTTAAGTCAGACTTAAATACcaatatgattttattttcatttaatcatGCCAGTTTTGAAGGAGCTATTTTTAGCTCCTCTAGAGACCACTGTAAAAAAGCATCTGTCTCTTTGTCCACACACTTGTCAAAAGTTTTTTGACATAATTCACCTTAACACTAGAATTTGCCTTCAGAAAAGTATGCCTGGCTCAAAATCTCTGCCCATAAAACAAATGACACTTGTAAGTATCCTGTTGAGTTCTTGGTTCTCTCAAGTTTAGGAAACAACCATCTTGCATGTAGCTAACTCGATTCTTTACATCTCCAGCTCTCCGCCAAGTGCCACTCAGATAACAGCTGTCCTTCCCCACTCCTCACGGGAAGTCCTGTACCTTGGCACAGAGAGTGGCAACATCTTCGTGGTAGAACTGCCATCCTTCAGAGTCCTGGAGGACAGGACCATAACCtctgaggctgtgctgcagtggtggGTATGCAGACAGGCACTCCTATGTGGAACTGGAATCCCATGAGCAGGCATCCTTTGTTCGGATATCACCCCCAATTAAATACTGGGGCCTTGCTGTTGCACTATTCACTTTCCAAATCTGCAGGACTTCTGTGAAAGTAATTTTTGGTCATGATGTATGTTAGGCAGTAATTTCAGTCCTGGTCACCCTAGTGCTGTTGCTGTGGGGGCACTGAACATGAGCAGAACCCAGTGTGTACTGGGAGTTAACTTGCAAACCTTGTGCTCTGTTAGTTAAATGCATTACAATCTTGGGATCCAGTCCCAAAACTCACTGTAAACTTTGAGTTAAGGGAGGGAAATGCTGGATGCAGGCAGTCTGATTTGGCAGGTTATAGGTTATAGGCCTTACATTAGACTTTTCTGCATCTTGAAGGATTTGCGTAATGATTACACTTATTTTCTTCCGACTGTATTTTATTGCTTAATTTCTTTCCTATACTTCAACTGTTATTACACTTGTAATATACCAGTGATATGAATTATACCAGAAAtaaacctctttttttcccttctgcaggaTACCTGAAGATCACTGTAACAGACGGTCATGTGAATTGGTAGAAGCCCTTCAGGAGCATCCTAAAAACCCTGACCAGATCCTGATTGGGTACAGCAGGGGCTTGATTGTCCTCTGGGACTGGCAGAATAACAAAGTGACACACCATTTCCTGGGCAGCCAGGTATTAATCCAATCCAAAGGTAGTTCTTATGGGAGGAAGAACTCTCTCCTCTCAGGGCACTCTGAAGATAAGTGGTTGCAGGAAGAGCCTGACAAAgcttatttcctcttttccccccTTGCCCTCCCCATCTTTTTCTTACTCTTAACTTGAGAGTACATCACTGTTTATTGCTTTTCAGCAACTGGAGAACCTTTACTGGCAGAGGGATGGCAGTAAATTCATTAGTTGTCATTATGATGGAAGTTACACACAGTGGCCAGTATCCAGTGACAACAGGCAGCCTCTGCCTCTGGAAAACCTTGTGCCTTATGGTCAGTAAGTGAGGTCCAGTTGTTGCATGTACATTCAGGCTCACTTTGAGCCTATGCGGGATATTCACAATGGGTTGTCCCCAGTGTTTAATCCTGATaggaaaaggcagagctgctgtttcagTGGGTTGTGAGCCTGGACTAACTGATTTCAGTCCAGCTGTTTCTCGGATTTTTAAACTCCTTTGGTATCGTTGAGTCAGTCTTGAACATGAAGAGCAAACGTATAGAAGAATGTTTTTGTCCTTTATGAACAAGGGTGTTGGTGATTCAGCTCATCATTTTAGTTCAAGTGTCCTGTTCAACAGGAGTTGCCTGGATTTTCTGTAATTAGTAGTGAGCTCAGTATACTTTTTGATGACCTGAGAAGTGATGAAATGATGCCTCTGATTTGCAAAAGCACATAAAATAGGGATGACCTCATTTTTTTCAAGAGTATAGAAGCTTTAGAAgctttaaattaatttcaggAATGTCTGCGTTTTTAACCAATCCTCTCTAATTAATCAGCTTCTGTACCCTGTTAGCCATCGGCAACATAGCTCAAAACTTCCACTGAGTCTAAGTGTTGTTTTCCTGAGGAGTAACTGTGATCAGCGTGTCCCAGAAGATTTGTTGTCTGTTGTGGCTTGGTTTAGGGACGTTGTGTTTACTAGTTCAGGTGACTCTCCTTTTCTTGGTCACTGAGCTGACCGAAGTAAAGCAGAATAAAGAATGTCTTAAGTGAGGCTGCACTTCCTGAATTATGGTAACTAACTCTGGTCTCTTAGGTCCTTTTCCATGCAAGGCCATCTCCAAGATCTATTGGCAGACAACAAGGAATGGGTAAGGTTGTGATATATCCCTTGTCCTTAGCATTGGCAAGAAGTACTTAAAGGATACAGCGTGCAATACCATAAGAGCACTTCAGAGTAGCTTtttaagatgtattttttttttggtcaaagTTTGTCTGGCATTATGTCTTTGAAGTTGTGCTTACTCCTTATTTCAGCTCCGTATTTCAGCATATGCCACTGTCTTTCTCTTCAGGCTTCCTTACATTGTATTCCAAGGAGGGATGCCCCGGGCTAGTTATGGTGACCGGCACAGTATCTCTGTTATTCATGGCAGCCAGCAGACAGCCTTTGACTTCACATCACGAGTGATAGACTTCTTTATCATCTTCAGTTCAGAGCCTACTGCAGGTATGTGGTCACAGGTCATCACTGAAGAACTGTGTACTCATCTAGAAATCTGCCTGGTGTAAGTAGCCTATGAATTGTGAAGAAACTGAATTGTCTGGGGGCTTTTTGAGACTCGAAGTGAGAGATTTTgtcctttaaaaatgaagtacaaAATACTGACAGAATGAATGGGCTGATtacattcattaaaatattatcTACTTCATTAGTGTGAAAAGATTTCTTAAGTTCACGTCTATGTAAGCTGGACACTGGATGTAACCAGGTGGTGAAATCAGGATCTGAATATTGCTATTtggaaacagcatttcaaaggaggcaataattaaaaatagaatttacCCCCACTGATAAACTGTTACTTTTAATTACTGCCAGGATTTTTGATTAGGCCTCTGGGTAATAAATCAGCATAGGGGACAGAACCCAGGGTCAGTATGTAGAGAACTTAATTTACTTACTGCTGGTGAACCTGAATGTAAGCAGCAAAATACCAAATAACACTCATTCTGCAACATGTTTTAGTCTGTTAGATTTTTACTTCTGCTGAAGGActattttgccttttcttccacTGTACCATGGAATAGTCAGGAATTTTTCCCAAATGCTGATGTAATTCTTGTTTCTGGTTAACTTGAAGAAACTGAAGGTAAAATTGCTATTTCAAGCTCCACAAGTGTGCAGTATTGGAAGCTGCGTCTAGACTTATGCAGTTTGTTCTGATCCCTTTCAGTAGCAAGGGTAAGCAAATCTGTGTTGCTGAATCTTCCCAGGTTTCCTGGTTTGTCTAGTTGAATATTTTCCAGTCCTGTTTGTCTCGGATACTGTGAGTGGTGATGGTGACAGCTCTCAGCATGTGCTGTGCAGTAGCAGGCATTCAAGTGTTTTTGACACTTGGTTTAATTTATTAGTTACAAAGAAGGATTTTCTTGATTGTGTCAGATGTCACCTACAAGACTGTAgtaatggatttctttttaaatcttatgtatttaaaaatatacattgtATGATGTGCATATTCATTAAAAAGTGCAGAAAATGTGGCACAACACTCTAGAACTGGGGAAAACTGAGGAGTAAGAGAGCTGAATTGGAAACTCTTGTCAGCTCAGGCAGAGGAAAGTTCTGCAGAACCCAAGGCATTACTGTGTTTAAGCAGCTTAACTTAGATGGACTGTGGTTTTAACAGCACTAAGTGGGTCACTTCTGGGCTGTTTGCATTTCTATGCACCATATGCTTTTAATTAGCTGTAGGTAAGTCTAGAGTTCtgactgtatttttctgttgtgtgtgtgAGCTTGTGATATGTAGCCATGGATGTTGCTAACGTTTTATTTTATTCCGCTGTGTAATCCATACAGTCATGCTGATGGTCCCAGCAGTGGGGTAAAGAAACATAAGTCTTTAGTGTCTTGAGATTTATTAATATTAGTGCCTTAATAGGCCCAATAAAAACTGGTATTGCCAACAAAAGCAAGTTTCTGTAAAGCTCCATGATTGCAGTTTTAGTATAAGTCTTACTGGAAGCTTATTTCTGTTAATCTTGGGTAGTGATTTTTGTCAACATCAATGAATCTTGTTTCTGCAGAGTTTGATGACCCTTCTGCTATGGTGGTGCTGGCAGAAGAAGAGCTGATAGTTATAGACTTAAAATCTGCAGGCTGGCCAGCAGTCCATCCTCCATACTTGGCTTCTCTCCACTGCTCAGCCATCACTTGTTCACACCATGTCTCCAACATTCCACTGAAACTGTGGGAGAGGATTATCAGTGCTGGTAGCAAGCAGAATGTTCACTACTCAAATATGGTATGGCAGGTTTAAAGGTACATGTTTTCCTGTATATTTAAGAAGATCTTGACTGCTCATTATGTGGGTGGTCTGCGCTGTTGACTGCATGTGAAGGGATGAGTCCTCAGAAGACATTGTCCTGTTTCTTAATAGAGTTGAGAAGGGCTTTTTTCCAGAGCACCACCAACAGTTACTCATGCTGGGGTATtaaagtatgtatttttttcaggcTTTAACAAGCTAGAAGGGAAATCTTTGTATTCTCAGCTGTCAGTTGTAATAAATTTATTATTTAGAAGCGTGGAGCTTTTGGCACAGCTTCTTGAGGAAATGTGCAGAGTGTCTTACACAAAAAAGCACAGCTGGTGTCAGAACGTCTAGTCCAAACAAATGCTATAACAGCAAGAACTGTTTCACTTCCATTTGCACTGAAGTTCATGctctcttccttgctgtatatTCTCTTCGCACTGTCACTGCCTAGGAAGTCACTGTCTTCCCTTAATGTGTTTGTAGCCATGGCCAATTGATGGTGGAACCAACATAGCTCCTGATCCTCCTCAGAGGGACTTGCTTCTAACAGGGTATgtacttattaaaaaataaataaatcacagagcAATTTTCAATTGTTTTTTGTCCTTAATCTTACACAAAAGCCTCAGTTAAATGTCTGCTTATTTAATAGAGAGGAGGCTGCAACTTCACAAATCTCAAAGCTGGGTTTGCTCACTTTGCAAGGCTAGCTAAgtcttctgcttctgagcaaACAGGATGTGGTATCCACAGATTAGCTTAtaatgttgttttatttgtgatCCTGAAGATTTAGTTACCAATTCCTCCTCACAGACGCCAGTGTAGCAGTGCAGGCAGTAATCCAGATTGGTTCAAAGGGGGCAGTGTAAATACAGAACTTAGTCTTGCAGGTtatgaagcttttcttttcttcctacagGCATGAAGATGGCACTGTGCGGTTTTGGGATGCATCTGGTGTCTGCTTACATCTTCTTTATAAGCTAAGCACAGTGAGAGTATTTCTCACAGATGCTGATCCCAATGATAATATGAACACAGTGGGTGAGGATGAATGGCCTCCCCTTCGCAAGGTAAGATAGCTGTTGCTTGTGGAAGCTTTCTGAAAACCTgagcagtttttatttttttcgtAATTAATGCATCTACAAAGTCTACCTATTGTGTATTCTCTCACCTAGGTTGGTACCTTTGACCCATATAGTGATGACCCTAGACTTGGGATCCAGAAGATCTATCTGTGTAAATACAGCGGATACTTGGCTGTAGCTGGTACAGCAGGGCAGGTACTGAAATAAACATTGCTTTTAGTGCAGATTGTTTCAGTGCAACTTGGAGATATCTTAAAGTTGGAAATGTCTGTTTCTGTAGTGGTGAACTGGTTCAGTTGCTGGAGATTGCTCTACTTTCTCAGATCCATCTTTCAGGTTTTATTTAATTCCTTATGAGATCTGAGAAGTGCTATGGTTTTACATCTGCTTAGAAGGACTGCAGCTTGGAGGACTGTTTGAACAATAGAAGCTGTAGCAGAACTTGTCCTCTTTCTGTCAGGTACTGGTGATGGAACTGAATGATGAAGATGCAGAACATGCTGTTGATCATGTTGAAGCAGATCTCCTGCAGGACCAAGAAGGCTATCGATGGAAAGGtcatgagaaactgaaaactcGAGATGGACCTGTTCAATTTGAAGCTGGTTTTCAGCCATTTGTCCTCGTCCAATGTCAACCACCAGCTGTCGTCACCTCATTGGCCCTTCACTCTGAATGGAAGCTTGTGGCCTTTGGTACTAGTCATGGGTTTGGGCTGTTTGATCACCAGCAGAAACGACTGGTTTTTGTCAAGTAAGTATCTTACTTCTAAGTAATCCCCTATTCATGATGATGTGAAACTGCCAACTGAGCATGTCACAAGAAGAGGTATCTTAAAAGCAGTCAGTGTAACAAGAAGCTCTGCCTCATTTGTCTATGTCCTTGAAGATCTTCAAGAACACAGACATATTCTTGTACAGCCATTTGTGTGTGTCCTGTTAGACTCTTGGGAGTGTTTGTCACCCAGTAGAAACTGACAGTACATCTCCCTCCTTTCAGATGTACACTTCACCCCAGTGATCAATTGGCTTTAGAAGGCCCACTGTCTCGGGTAAAGTCCTTGAAAAAGTCCCTCCGTCAGTCATTCAGGCGGATTAGAAGAAGCCGAGTGTCCAGTAGGAAGCGGCGAGGAGGTGGTGGAAATATGTCAGAGGTGAGGGGTTCACTTTTCTCGGCCCCATCTGCTTACGACATGGAACATGTTGGCTCCTGATTTAGACTGCCTAGAGCAGGAGATCATTTACATACTTCTCTCTGTTGGTATGTAATGGCAAAAAATGACCTACATTGCTACTagctattaaataaaaatagaattttagTGGAAATATACTCTTTGCAAATTGAACCTATGATTCAGAATATATATGATCACTGTTAAGAAggtgcttttcctttcttttgatgCTGTTCTTACTACTTCACTTACATCCCTATGTCTCCTCATTTTTGAAGACACATGAAGCAAATGGCAAATTTGACCAAGACATATTGCAGGAAATGGAACTGGCTCCGGTCCAGCGGAAGATTGAAGCCCGATCTGCAGAAGACTCTTTCACTGGCTTTGTGCGCACCTTATATTTTGCTGATACCTTCTTGAGAGACAGTGAGTAAAAAAGGCATCTCCTTTCTTATGTATCCTACTTTCTGTCATGCCGAAAAACTAGTATAGAACAAGAGCATCTGTTGTCATGCAGAATTATTCTCTAGCCATTCTAGTTGCTGGCTAATCCAAGGCAAGTAATAGTTCATCTTTGGATGCAGTCTGTATGTATGGCTTTCAAATGTGATAGAATGACTTCTGACTTGTGAGTATAAGCTTTTCCTTATCTCGTTGCTTTGAAGTTCTTCCTTGCCTCAGCAGAGAATTTAATTTTGCTGAGAGTGATTGGTACTGTGCATCAGAGCCCTAGCTGATACTGTGCCCAAGTTTCCCTTGCTCATGCCTGATACAAATGTGAGAAATGGATGCAGTAGTTCTTGTGAATGATGGAAGCACCATTCTGTTCCTTTTGCTCACATGCTGCATTCACACTTCAGAGCTTCTGACAGAGGCACACTGGAAAGAGAAGTGCTAAGAACCTGTAGTTTCCCTAGCAAGTCTGCCcctaaaataaaactattaagGATGCAAATGAAGAGAGGATGTAAATAACTCCTTTGTGTCCAAGGTGGATAGCTCACAAGCTCTCTTGTTGCTCTAGGCTCCCGCCACTGCCCATCCTTGTGGGCAGGCACCAATGGAGGTACAGTCTTTGCCTTCTGTTTACGTGTTCCAccagcagagagaaggatggATGAACCTGTCAGGGCAGAGCAGGGTAAGTATGCTTTGTGAAAGCGAGTGTCCTTGTGGATCTGAGCTATCAGTCATGTAAGTGTGAGTTGCGTGTCTTTAACTACAGAAACAGGAAGGCAAGGTAGCTCAATTACTGCTGTTTGAGAGTGGAGCTAAATGAAACAACATCTGAGTTAGACTGATACTACAGTAACTGAACTGCAGCACTGTCTGATGTACTTCAGCTTTATTTCCCACTAACTTCAGAAATCTAAACTTTCATCAGCTGCCACTGAAGTTTAACATCAAGCCGCAGTGTGTACCTTATTTTGACAGCTCTACCTGTTACCTTTATGCAGTAATGGTTACTGTTTAACAAGAACCATTTATGTTCAAATATCCTTTAACTCCTGAGTCTTTTCAGTCAGTGTTTCTATGGATATGTTGTATCGGTCTCCAGCtcaaagaggaagaggaagtgAATGAGTTTTTAACAGTGTCTCTGCCTACACTCCTgttatctttttgtttctcatcttgCTTGGCT
It includes:
- the LLGL2 gene encoding LLGL scribble cell polarity complex component 2 isoform X1, with the protein product MRRFLRPGHDPVRERLKRELFQFNKTVEHGFPHQPSALGYSPFLHLMAIGTRSGAIKLYGSPGVEFMGLHEENNTVMQIHFIPDKCQLVTLLDDNSLHLWSLKQHSGACELREDHRFTLKGPPGSPPSATQITAVLPHSSREVLYLGTESGNIFVVELPSFRVLEDRTITSEAVLQWIPEDHCNRRSCELVEALQEHPKNPDQILIGYSRGLIVLWDWQNNKVTHHFLGSQQLENLYWQRDGSKFISCHYDGSYTQWPVSSDNRQPLPLENLVPYGPFPCKAISKIYWQTTRNGLPYIVFQGGMPRASYGDRHSISVIHGSQQTAFDFTSRVIDFFIIFSSEPTAEFDDPSAMVVLAEEELIVIDLKSAGWPAVHPPYLASLHCSAITCSHHVSNIPLKLWERIISAGSKQNVHYSNMPWPIDGGTNIAPDPPQRDLLLTGHEDGTVRFWDASGVCLHLLYKLSTVRVFLTDADPNDNMNTVGEDEWPPLRKVGTFDPYSDDPRLGIQKIYLCKYSGYLAVAGTAGQVLVMELNDEDAEHAVDHVEADLLQDQEGYRWKGHEKLKTRDGPVQFEAGFQPFVLVQCQPPAVVTSLALHSEWKLVAFGTSHGFGLFDHQQKRLVFVKCTLHPSDQLALEGPLSRVKSLKKSLRQSFRRIRRSRVSSRKRRGGGGNMSETHEANGKFDQDILQEMELAPVQRKIEARSAEDSFTGFVRTLYFADTFLRDSSRHCPSLWAGTNGGTVFAFCLRVPPAERRMDEPVRAEQAKEIQLMHRAPVVSILVLDGRNVPLPEPLEVAHDLSKSPDMQGSHQLLVVSEEQFKVFTLPKVSSKLKLKLTALEGCRVRKVMVANFGSCKTDDYSENDLAVLTNLGDVQIISLPFLKLQIRYPCIRKEDVSGIASCVFTKYGQGFYLISPSEFERFSLSTKWLVEPRCVVDVPEISSNNHTHSRSVMENASRKSRVSGRSSGDYGEDERNSGRLMDHALLNDEKVLKEIQSTLEGGRGSYAERNLARRPIGHRLSNGEAD
- the LLGL2 gene encoding LLGL scribble cell polarity complex component 2 isoform X2; translated protein: MRRFLRPGHDPVRERLKRELFQFNKTVEHGFPHQPSALGYSPFLHLMAIGTRSGAIKLYGSPGVEFMGLHEENNTVMQIHFIPDKCQLVTLLDDNSLHLWSLKQHSGACELREDHRFTLKGPPGSPPSATQITAVLPHSSREVLYLGTESGNIFVVELPSFRVLEDRTITSEAVLQWIPEDHCNRRSCELVEALQEHPKNPDQILIGYSRGLIVLWDWQNNKVTHHFLGSQQLENLYWQRDGSKFISCHYDGSYTQWPVSSDNRQPLPLENLVPYGPFPCKAISKIYWQTTRNGLPYIVFQGGMPRASYGDRHSISVIHGSQQTAFDFTSRVIDFFIIFSSEPTAEFDDPSAMVVLAEEELIVIDLKSAGWPAVHPPYLASLHCSAITCSHHVSNIPLKLWERIISAGSKQNVHYSNMPWPIDGGTNIAPDPPQRDLLLTGHEDGTVRFWDASGVCLHLLYKLSTVRVFLTDADPNDNMNTVGEDEWPPLRKVGTFDPYSDDPRLGIQKIYLCKYSGYLAVAGTAGQVLVMELNDEDAEHAVDHVEADLLQDQEGYRWKGHEKLKTRDGPVQFEAGFQPFVLVQCQPPAVVTSLALHSEWKLVAFGTSHGFGLFDHQQKRLVFVKCTLHPSDQLALEGPLSRVKSLKKSLRQSFRRIRRSRVSSRKRRGGGGNMSETHEANGKFDQDILQEMELAPVQRKIEARSAEDSFTGFVRTLYFADTFLRDSSRHCPSLWAGTNGGTVFAFCLRVPPAERRMDEPVRAEQAKEIQLMHRAPVVSILVLDGRNVPLPEPLEVAHDLSKSPDMQGSHQLLVVSEEQFKVFTLPKVSSKLKLKLTALEGCRVRKVMVANFGSCKTDDYSENDLAVLTNLGDVQIISLPFLKLQIRYPCIRKEDVSGIASCVFTKYGQGFYLISPSEFERFSLSTKWLVEPRCVVDVPEISSNNHTHSRSVMENASRKSRVSGRSSGDYGEDERNSGRLMDHALLNDEKVLKEIQSTLEGGRGRDHIPTSQRNRTLTIRIQELCRKKFGKKTNRT